One region of Bombus affinis isolate iyBomAffi1 chromosome 5, iyBomAffi1.2, whole genome shotgun sequence genomic DNA includes:
- the LOC126916571 gene encoding abaecin-like, translated as MQEYSSNTESIFSCCEGTSCGEKNIYKMKAVMFIFVMLATICGILAFVPYNPPRPGQSKPFPTFPGHGPFNPKIQWPYPLPNPGH; from the exons ATGCAAGAATATTCATCTAACACCGAAAGTATCTTCAGCTGTTGCGAAGGAACAAGTTGTGGAGAG aaaaacatatacaagaTGAAGGCAGTAATGTTTATTTTCGTAATGCTTGCCACAATATGTGGAATCCTTGCATTTGTACCATATAATCCGCCACGACCGGGACAATCTAAACCGTTTCCAACCTTTCCAGGTCATGGACCATTCAATCCAAAAATTCAATGGCCATACCCATTACCAAAC CCTGGTCATTAA